A genome region from Streptomyces xanthophaeus includes the following:
- a CDS encoding AMP-dependent synthetase/ligase: MSDTQTYLENRPPTVAVLFLERVAATPDDEAYRYPVPAAGGQGGADDWKSLSWGQAAERVFAIAAGLIALGVQTEERVALASNTRVEWILSDLGVMCAGGAVTTIYPSTNADESAFILSDSESRVLIAEDAKQLAKARERRADLPNLAHVVVLDADDAVAAEGDPEGWVLSLAELEARGKEYLVKHPEAVKERVGAITSDQLATLIYTSGTTGRPKGVRLLHDNWSYLAKAMVATGLIGKEDVQYLWLPLAHVFGKVLTSGQIEAGHVTAVDGRIDKIIENLPIVQPTYMAAVPRIFEKVYNGVAAKARAAGGAKYKIFKWSAGVAREYAKVTQDNFRRTGQATAPFGLTTKHKIADALVYSKLREAFGGKLRAAVSGASALAPEIGFFFSGAGVHILEGYGLTESSAASFVNPGEAYRTGTVGKPLPGTEVRIADDGEVLLRGPGIMQGYHRQPDKTAEVLESDGWLHTGDIGELSADGYLRITDRKKDLIKTSGGKYVAPAEIEGQFKAICPYVSTIVVHGADRNFCSALIALDEPSILTWAAENGLEGKTYGEVLAAPETNRLIETYVQTLNEGLQRWQTVKKFRLLPRDLDVEHGDLTPSLKLKRPVVEREFKHLIEEMYEGSREA, from the coding sequence GTGAGCGACACACAGACCTATCTCGAGAACCGCCCGCCCACCGTGGCGGTGCTCTTCCTTGAGCGCGTCGCAGCGACGCCCGACGACGAGGCCTACCGGTACCCGGTGCCGGCGGCCGGCGGACAGGGCGGCGCCGACGACTGGAAATCACTCAGCTGGGGCCAGGCGGCCGAGCGGGTGTTCGCCATCGCCGCCGGGCTGATCGCTCTCGGCGTGCAGACGGAGGAGCGCGTCGCGCTCGCCTCCAACACCCGGGTCGAGTGGATCCTCTCCGACCTCGGCGTGATGTGCGCCGGCGGTGCGGTCACCACCATTTACCCCAGCACCAACGCGGACGAGTCGGCGTTCATCCTCTCGGACTCCGAGAGCCGGGTGCTCATCGCCGAGGACGCGAAGCAGCTGGCGAAGGCGCGCGAGCGCCGCGCCGACCTGCCGAACCTCGCCCACGTCGTGGTCCTGGACGCCGACGACGCGGTCGCCGCCGAAGGAGACCCCGAGGGCTGGGTGCTCTCGCTCGCCGAGCTGGAGGCGCGCGGCAAGGAGTACCTCGTCAAGCACCCCGAGGCGGTCAAGGAGCGGGTGGGGGCCATCACCTCCGACCAGCTCGCCACCCTCATCTACACCTCCGGCACCACCGGCCGCCCCAAGGGCGTCCGGCTGCTGCACGACAACTGGTCGTACCTGGCCAAGGCCATGGTCGCCACCGGGCTGATCGGCAAGGAGGACGTCCAGTACCTCTGGCTGCCGCTGGCCCACGTCTTCGGCAAGGTGCTGACCTCCGGGCAGATCGAGGCCGGGCACGTGACCGCCGTCGACGGCCGGATCGACAAGATCATCGAGAACCTGCCGATCGTGCAGCCGACGTACATGGCCGCCGTTCCGCGCATCTTCGAGAAGGTCTACAACGGCGTGGCCGCCAAGGCCCGCGCCGCCGGCGGAGCCAAGTACAAGATCTTCAAGTGGTCGGCCGGCGTCGCCCGCGAGTACGCGAAGGTCACGCAGGACAACTTCCGCCGCACCGGCCAGGCGACCGCCCCCTTCGGCCTCACCACCAAGCACAAGATCGCCGACGCGCTCGTCTACTCCAAGCTCCGCGAGGCCTTCGGCGGGAAGCTGCGCGCCGCCGTCTCCGGCGCCTCCGCCCTGGCCCCCGAGATCGGCTTCTTCTTCTCCGGCGCGGGCGTCCACATCCTGGAGGGCTACGGCCTGACCGAGTCCAGCGCGGCCTCCTTCGTCAACCCGGGCGAGGCCTACCGCACCGGCACGGTCGGCAAGCCGCTCCCCGGTACCGAGGTCCGCATCGCCGACGACGGCGAGGTCCTGCTGCGCGGCCCCGGCATCATGCAGGGCTACCACCGGCAGCCGGACAAGACCGCCGAGGTCCTGGAGTCCGACGGCTGGCTGCACACGGGCGACATCGGCGAGCTGTCGGCCGACGGCTACCTGCGCATCACCGACCGCAAGAAGGACCTGATCAAGACCTCGGGCGGCAAGTACGTCGCCCCGGCGGAGATCGAGGGCCAGTTCAAGGCGATCTGCCCGTACGTGTCGACGATCGTCGTGCACGGCGCCGACCGGAACTTCTGCTCGGCGCTGATCGCCCTCGACGAGCCGTCGATCCTGACCTGGGCGGCCGAGAACGGGCTGGAGGGCAAGACGTACGGAGAGGTCCTGGCGGCGCCGGAGACCAACCGCCTGATCGAGACCTACGTACAGACCCTGAACGAGGGCCTGCAGCGCTGGCAGACGGTCAAGAAGTTCCGGCTGCTGCCGCGCGACCTCGACGTCGAGCACGGCGACCTCACGCCCAGCCTGAAGCTGAAGCGGCCGGTGGTCGAGCGTGAGTTCAAGCACCTGATCGAGGAGATGTACGAGGGGTCCCGCGAGGCGTAA
- the hemW gene encoding radical SAM family heme chaperone HemW encodes MPSALPDGEPMPEDGALPSHALAGAGERPLGFYLHVPYCATRCGYCDFNTYTATELRGTGGVLASRENYADTLIDEVRLARKVLGDDPREVRTVFVGGGTPTLLPAADLVRMLAAIRDEFGLAEDAEITTEANPESVDPKYLAELRAGGFNRVSFGMQSAKQHVLKVLDRTHTPGRPEACVAEARAAGFEHVNLDLIYGTPGESDEDWRATLSAALGAGPDHISAYALIVEEGTQLARRIRRGEVPMTDDDVHADRYLIADSVMAEAGYSWYEVSNWATSEAGRCLHNELYWRGADWWGAGPGAHSHVGGVRWWNVKHPGAYAAALAEGRSPGAGRELLSEEDRRVERILLELRLVDGVPLSLLAPAGLAASRKALADGLLDAGPYEAGRAVLTLRGRLLADAVVRDLVD; translated from the coding sequence ATGCCTTCCGCACTCCCCGACGGTGAACCCATGCCCGAAGACGGCGCGCTGCCGTCGCATGCCCTGGCGGGCGCGGGGGAGCGGCCGCTCGGCTTCTACCTGCACGTCCCCTACTGCGCCACGCGCTGCGGTTACTGCGACTTCAACACCTACACGGCCACCGAGCTGCGGGGCACCGGCGGCGTGCTCGCCTCCCGGGAGAACTACGCCGACACCCTGATCGACGAGGTCAGGCTGGCGCGCAAGGTGCTCGGCGACGACCCGCGCGAGGTCCGGACCGTCTTCGTCGGCGGCGGCACGCCCACGCTGCTGCCCGCCGCCGACCTCGTACGCATGCTCGCGGCGATCCGGGACGAATTCGGCCTGGCCGAGGACGCCGAGATCACCACGGAGGCCAATCCGGAGTCGGTGGACCCGAAGTACCTGGCCGAGCTGCGCGCCGGGGGGTTCAACCGGGTCTCCTTCGGCATGCAGAGCGCCAAGCAGCACGTCCTGAAGGTGCTCGACCGCACCCACACGCCGGGGCGCCCCGAGGCGTGCGTCGCGGAGGCGCGGGCGGCGGGCTTCGAGCACGTCAACCTCGACCTGATCTACGGCACGCCCGGGGAGTCGGACGAGGACTGGCGGGCGACCCTCTCGGCGGCGCTGGGCGCCGGGCCGGACCACATCAGCGCCTACGCGCTGATCGTCGAGGAGGGCACGCAGCTGGCGCGGCGGATCCGCCGCGGCGAGGTCCCGATGACGGACGACGACGTCCACGCCGACCGGTACCTGATCGCGGACTCGGTCATGGCCGAGGCCGGGTACTCCTGGTACGAGGTCTCCAACTGGGCCACCTCGGAGGCCGGGCGCTGCCTGCACAACGAGCTGTACTGGCGCGGCGCCGACTGGTGGGGCGCGGGACCGGGTGCGCACTCGCACGTGGGCGGGGTGCGGTGGTGGAACGTGAAGCACCCGGGCGCGTACGCCGCGGCGCTGGCGGAGGGGCGGTCGCCCGGGGCGGGACGGGAGCTCCTCTCCGAGGAGGACCGGCGGGTGGAGCGGATCCTGCTGGAGCTCCGGCTGGTGGACGGGGTGCCGTTGTCGCTGCTGGCTCCGGCCGGGCTCGCCGCCTCCCGCAAGGCCCTGGCGGACGGGCTGCTGGACGCGGGGCCGTACGAGGCGGGGCGGGCCGTGCTGACGCTGCGCGGGCGGCTGCTGGCCGATGCGGTGGTGCGGGACCTGGTGGACTGA